From the Carya illinoinensis cultivar Pawnee chromosome 4, C.illinoinensisPawnee_v1, whole genome shotgun sequence genome, one window contains:
- the LOC122307890 gene encoding epoxide hydrolase A-like, whose product MEKIQHSHVEVRGLKLHVAQINVSGKKAVMFLHGFPEIWYTWRHQMIAAANAGYRAISIDFRGYGLSEQPAEPENATFKDVVDDVIGLLDSLGINKAFIVGKDFGSMPSYLVAAVHPERVIGVITLGVPFLIPGPSAIQNHLLPEGFYVTRWQDPGRAEADFGRFDVKTVIRNIYLLFSGSEVPIASEGQEIMDLYDPSTPLPPWFSEEVLSVYASLYEKSGFRFALRVPNR is encoded by the exons atggaaaagatCCAGCACAGCCATGTAGAAGTAAGAGGACTCAAGCTTCATGTAGCCCAGATTAATGTCTCCG GTAAAAAGGCGGTGATGTTCTTGCATGGGTTCCCTGAAATATGGTATACGTGGAGGCACCAGATGATTGCTGCTGCAAACGCCGGTTACCGAGCAATATCCATAGATTTCAGGGGCTATGGACTGTCTGAACAGCCTGCTGAGCCAGAAAATGCTACTTTCAAAGACGTTGTTGATGATGTTATTGGCCTTCTTGACTCTCTGGGAATCAATAAG GCTTTTATTGTTGGAAAGGACTTCGGATCCATGCCGTCATACCTAGTGGCAGCTGTCCACCCAGAAAGGGTGATAGGCGTCATAACACTTGGTGTTCCTTTCTTAATACCTGGTCCTTCCGCCATCCAAAATCACCTCCTTCCTGAAGGCTTCTACGTAACGAGGTGGCAG GACCCAGGAAGGGCAGAAGCGGATTTTGGCCGTTTTGATGTGAAGACAGTGATAAGGAACATCTATCTTCTCTTCTCAGGAAGTGAGGTTCCCATAGCATCAGAGGGTCAAGAAATCATGGACTTGTATGACCCATCTACTCCTCTGCCACCATGGTTCTCTGAGGAAGTTCTCTCAGTCTATGCATCCTTATATGAGAAATCTGGATTCCGTTTTGCATTGCGGGTTCCCAACAGGTAA